The genome window GTAGCGGCCAGTGTTTTTCCAGAACCGGGAGGACCGAATAGGAGCATATGATGCCCTCCAGCGGCTGCCACCATGAGAGCACGTTTAAGAGCGGCCTGTCCCTTTAAGTCCTTGATATCCGGACTGGTAGGCTGCTCAAAGTTTTGTTTTACCTTCAATTGTATGCATTGTTGTGCCGGTTTGTTTCTCATGGATAAAAGATCATTCAACTCATTCAGATGAGACAGGGGTATGATATCCACGGCTCCTGCAGAGATGGCTTCCCCGCAGTTATCCAAGGGGAGTAGGAATTTCCGGATGCCCCCTTTTAAGGCGGCAGAAACGGCCGAGAGAGTCCCTTTGACAGGGCGAAGCCGGCCAGAAAGTTCCAGTTCTCCCAGCACAAGCCACTTATCATCCTGCAGCTCATTATCAGATTTTTTAGTAATTTGTCCCGATGCGACAAGAACCGCCACAGCCAGGGACAGATCAAAGGAGGCCCCCTCCTTGCGGATATCAGCGGGGGCCATATTGATAAGGATTCTTCCGCTTGGGAATTGAAAACCAGACTGCAAAATGGCCACCCGGATTCTCTCCCGAGCTTCCCTGACGGCTCCATCTGGAAGTCCTACGATGTCCACTGCCGGAATCCCCCTCCGGATATACACCTCAACACCGATGAGATGCCCCTCAAAACCAGCCGCAACAAAACTGAAAACCTGCATTCCTTCCCCCACAAGCATTAAAACGGAAGGAACAATAGGAATGCTTCAAACTACTGAAAGCTCAGCCTCTCTTTTTCTACGAGGGAATCACAAAGTTCATTGTATTTGTCTCCTGAATGCCCTTTGACCCAATGCCAGGATAATTCAAACTGATCACAAAGACCCTTCATACGGAGCCATAGATCTTTATTTTTGACAGGCTGTTTGGATGCAGTCTTCCATCCATTCCTTATCCACCCGTGGATCCAGACAGTCAATCCATTTTTAACATACTGAGAGTCTGTATAAATCTGAGCCTTGGGAGACAAACCCATCTCCTGTATTTTTTCCAGTGCGCTTATAACTGCTGTCATTTCCATTCTATTGTTGGTGGTTTCTGCCTCACCTCCGGAGAAATGATGTTCTTGTCCATCAATGAGGAGGACACAGGCCCATCCTCCTGGACCAGGATTCCCGGTGCATCCACCGTCTGTATAAATGATGATTGATTCTTCTGTATTCATGGACAAAAGAATACATTTTTTTGGGAAAACGGGATAGGGAAAAAAAACATTTCCTGTTAGCATATTTGAAAATCGCCGGAGGTACATATGAATGTAAAAAAAATATTAGAAGAATACAGTCTGGAAATAGACGATATCAGATGGTACCTATCTAAAGTGATGACTGAGAAGCTTATGTTTTTAATGGAGACTCCTGAAGAATTAACCCGCTTTATCTGGTCGGCTGAATTGAGTGATCAACTCTACAATATGGAAGAACGATATCTGACGACCCTGCAGGATCAAATCAATGAAAACACCCTAGATGAAAGCCATCTCAGAGACCTTCTTTCAGATATGGAAACAACCCGGAGACAGAGGTTCGGTTACTGATCCGGGCTGATGGGTTGATTAGGATGCCGGCATCATTGCCAGAATATCCTTTTCAATGGCCTTCATTTTGGTGGAGACCTGTTTTTTTGCTTCTTTCAGATCCAATCCTTTTTTACCGCAAATCGAAGCGTAAAATTTAATTTTGGGTTCTGTTCCAGAGGGCCGGGCCGTAATCAGGCTTCCATCCTCCAGGACAAACTGCAAGACATTGGAAGAAGGAAGATCAATATTTGTGTCCAGCTCTGATGTCAAAAGATTCCTAGTTGTTCCATCCTTATAATCTTTGAAAGCAGTTACTTTAATACCGCCGAGTTCTGCCGGTGGAGTTTTTCTGAGCTTCGTCATGAGCGAGGACATAACTTCCTGTCCAGACTGTCCCTTAAAATACTGTGATATCAGAGTCTCTTCGTAGTAGCCAAAACGCGTGTATATGTCATTTAAATGATCAAGGACCGTTCTACCCTGGGTCACATTCCAAAGAGCCATTTCTGCACTCATTGTAGCAGCAGAAACAGCATCCTTATCGCGGACTTCATTTTCGACAAGGAATCCATAACTTTCTTCTCCGCCGAAGACATAATGATGAGATCCCGTTTCTTCAAACTCCCTCATTTTTTCGCCAATGAATTTAAAACCAGTCAACACCTTAAATGTATCCGCACCATAGGATTCTGCAATCCGGTTCTGAAGATCTGTTGTAACGATTGTATTCACAAAAGCGGGATGGGTTGGCAAAGATCCCAGCTCTTTTCTGGATAAGAAGATATAGTCAGTAAGAAGGGCACCCAATTGATTTCCAGTGATGAGTGTATAATCATCACCATCGGGCACGGCAATACCCAACCTATCAGCGTCAGGGTCCGTTCCCATGACCAAATCGGCTTTTTCCCGTTTGGCATAATCCAATGCCATCTGCATGGCTTCTGTGATTTCGGGATTAGGAAATGCCACTGTTGGAAAAGCCCCATCAGGTTCTCTTTGTTCCTTAACTGTGATCACACGTATTCCCATTTTGGTGAGAGCCTCTTCAACAGGAACCGTTCCGCAGCCATGAAGAGGAGTATACACGACCTTTAGGTCTCGTCCTTTCTCTTTCACAAGTTCCGGCCTAAGCGATTGGGCTATGACCATATCCAGATAAGGGACATCAATGGACTTATCAATCATGAAAAAGAGATTTTTGTGTATAGCCTCTTCTTTAGAAATAACATTAATCTCTTCATTAACAGCTCTCACTTCAGAGATAATACCTGTATCATGGGGAGATGTGATTTGGGCGCCATCCTCCCAGTAAACCTTATAACCATTGTATTCTGCAGGATTGTGGCTGGCAGTCACCATCACACCCGCACAGCATTTCAACTCTCTTACGGCATAGGAAAGCTCAGGTGTAGGCCTCAGGGAGGTAAATAAATGAGCTTCAATGCCGTTGCCGGCAAAAACCAGAGCAGCCTGTTCTGCAAAAAGGTCGGAAAAATGCCGTGAATCATAGGATAGGACTACACGCCTTTTCCCCTGTGGTGCATGTTTCACAATATAATTTGCAAGCCCCTGTGTCGCTTTTCTGACGGTGTAGGGATTCATGCGGTTCAACCCGCCACCAATAACTCCCCGAAGACCTCCTGTTCCAAACGATAGATCCGTATAGAAGCGGTCATTCAGTTCTTCCCAATTTTCCTGAGTCAAAAGGGCCTCAACCTGTTTACTGAAATGAGGGTTGTCCTCTTTCTTCAAGTAGTCTTTTGCTTTAGTAATCAGCTCATTATGATCCATTTCAAACCCCTCGAATATTTCATTCTTTGCCTTTGTTAAGTTTATACAATCCAATCCAGGATTTCATCTGCTTTGGATACAAATCCGATTTTCTTGTACTTCTCAAGCTCCCTTCTTTGCCTATAACCCCATAATACTGCAAGGGCATCCAGTTTTCCAGCCAGAGCTGTCTCCATATCCACCTCAGAATCACCAATATATAAAATTTCATGGGGCTTATAACCCGTTTTTCTAATGACCTCTTCGACTCCGCGGACATCCGGCTTCAAAGGAAGATCCGGAAGAGCACCGAAAACGTCTCGAAATGTTTCGGGTGGAAACAATTTTTGAATAATCAAGTTGGCTGTAACCTGATCTTTATTTGTGTAGACAAAAAGAGAAAGGCCCTTTTGAAGGAGCTGAACCAACAGATCCTGAATACCCTCATAGATTTCAATGTGAGAACAGGGATCTGCTCTGTAATACTTCATTAAGAGAGTCATTCCATGATCCATTTCTTCTGCATTCAAATGGGGCATTGTCAACTCAAGTGATCGTCTTAACCCCCACCCCACCCTCGTGGAATAATTGGAAGTCTCCTGTGGAGGATGACCAAAGTCCTGAAGAACCTTATTCACTGCCGCTGCAATATCTTTCATGGAATCAACTAATGTTCCGTCCAGATCAAATATGATCGCTTTATAAGTATGTTTGTGCATAAAATTAGCATATTCGAAAGGCTTCTGATTGACAACTCATGGAAATAGACTATTTCAAGTCATTGATTCACGGTATTATGACAAATGGCCAATATTCTATTCTTAGAACCCTTTTACTCGGGGTCTCATAAATACTTTGCGGATGGATTTATCCGCCACTCTCAGCATAATGTTCAGCTTTTGAGCCTTCCCGGGAGATTCTGGAAGTGGCGCATGGAATCTGCAGGGATGGAATTTGCTCAAAGGATAAACTCTCTCAAAAAGCCCGATTTGGTCC of Oceanispirochaeta crateris contains these proteins:
- the rnhA gene encoding ribonuclease HI — encoded protein: MNTEESIIIYTDGGCTGNPGPGGWACVLLIDGQEHHFSGGEAETTNNRMEMTAVISALEKIQEMGLSPKAQIYTDSQYVKNGLTVWIHGWIRNGWKTASKQPVKNKDLWLRMKGLCDQFELSWHWVKGHSGDKYNELCDSLVEKERLSFQ
- a CDS encoding phospho-sugar mutase, with protein sequence MDHNELITKAKDYLKKEDNPHFSKQVEALLTQENWEELNDRFYTDLSFGTGGLRGVIGGGLNRMNPYTVRKATQGLANYIVKHAPQGKRRVVLSYDSRHFSDLFAEQAALVFAGNGIEAHLFTSLRPTPELSYAVRELKCCAGVMVTASHNPAEYNGYKVYWEDGAQITSPHDTGIISEVRAVNEEINVISKEEAIHKNLFFMIDKSIDVPYLDMVIAQSLRPELVKEKGRDLKVVYTPLHGCGTVPVEEALTKMGIRVITVKEQREPDGAFPTVAFPNPEITEAMQMALDYAKREKADLVMGTDPDADRLGIAVPDGDDYTLITGNQLGALLTDYIFLSRKELGSLPTHPAFVNTIVTTDLQNRIAESYGADTFKVLTGFKFIGEKMREFEETGSHHYVFGGEESYGFLVENEVRDKDAVSAATMSAEMALWNVTQGRTVLDHLNDIYTRFGYYEETLISQYFKGQSGQEVMSSLMTKLRKTPPAELGGIKVTAFKDYKDGTTRNLLTSELDTNIDLPSSNVLQFVLEDGSLITARPSGTEPKIKFYASICGKKGLDLKEAKKQVSTKMKAIEKDILAMMPAS
- a CDS encoding HAD family hydrolase, with the translated sequence MHKHTYKAIIFDLDGTLVDSMKDIAAAVNKVLQDFGHPPQETSNYSTRVGWGLRRSLELTMPHLNAEEMDHGMTLLMKYYRADPCSHIEIYEGIQDLLVQLLQKGLSLFVYTNKDQVTANLIIQKLFPPETFRDVFGALPDLPLKPDVRGVEEVIRKTGYKPHEILYIGDSEVDMETALAGKLDALAVLWGYRQRRELEKYKKIGFVSKADEILDWIV